A region of Thermogemmata fonticola DNA encodes the following proteins:
- a CDS encoding bifunctional folylpolyglutamate synthase/dihydrofolate synthase translates to MDKTMTYEEALAWWFGRINYEVRAATPRDLKLERMRAVLRRLGNPQDRLRLVHVTGTKGKGSTCAMLAAVAQAAGYRVGLFTSPHLEHVSERVQVNGIPISAPELTARLNEIRPAVEAVERQGPPVTFFEISTAVGFLHFLYRRCDLAIIEVGLGGRYDSTNVCWPLVAVITNIGYDHMNQLGSTLEAIAYQKAGIVKRGVPVVSGEQQAGPRAVIRRVAEEQNAPLFEVGPIERQAAQRYRLGLCGEHQRDNAAVALVTLERLRQAGLYLPESAVRQGLAQVAWPARIECLRRHPTVILDTAHNVPSIQALLDTLRRQFPTPGRRHVIFAVSADKQYPQMLQLLSGYFDEFYLTRYGNNPRCVSPEHLAELLAAQNPRPNFRLFSSAQAAWEAAWAAVTPEDLLCITGSVFLAGELQKTARSSANILLNPSPPTPLPPLGTPISTTQKSG, encoded by the coding sequence GTGGACAAGACAATGACTTACGAGGAAGCGCTGGCCTGGTGGTTCGGGCGGATCAATTACGAGGTGCGCGCCGCCACACCGCGGGACCTGAAACTGGAACGGATGCGGGCCGTGTTGCGGCGGCTCGGCAACCCTCAGGACCGGCTGCGCCTGGTCCATGTCACCGGAACCAAGGGGAAAGGTTCGACCTGCGCCATGTTGGCCGCGGTGGCCCAGGCAGCGGGATACCGCGTGGGATTGTTCACCTCGCCGCACCTGGAACATGTCTCCGAACGGGTGCAAGTCAACGGAATCCCCATATCGGCCCCGGAATTGACGGCTCGCCTGAATGAGATTCGGCCGGCGGTAGAGGCGGTCGAACGGCAAGGCCCGCCGGTCACGTTCTTTGAGATCAGCACGGCTGTCGGCTTCCTTCACTTCCTTTACCGCCGCTGCGACCTGGCCATCATCGAAGTGGGGTTAGGCGGCCGCTACGACAGCACGAATGTCTGCTGGCCGCTGGTCGCCGTCATCACCAACATCGGTTACGATCACATGAATCAGTTAGGTTCCACACTGGAAGCCATCGCCTATCAGAAGGCCGGGATTGTCAAGCGGGGGGTGCCAGTGGTGAGCGGGGAGCAGCAAGCGGGGCCGCGCGCGGTGATCCGCCGCGTGGCGGAGGAGCAGAACGCCCCCTTGTTCGAGGTGGGGCCAATCGAGCGCCAGGCCGCCCAACGCTATCGTCTGGGACTATGCGGGGAGCACCAGCGGGATAATGCTGCCGTAGCCCTAGTGACCCTGGAACGCCTGCGACAAGCCGGCCTCTATTTGCCGGAGTCCGCGGTCCGCCAGGGTCTGGCCCAGGTAGCCTGGCCAGCGCGGATCGAATGCTTGCGCCGGCATCCCACCGTCATTCTGGACACTGCCCACAATGTGCCGAGCATCCAGGCCTTGCTGGACACCCTGCGCCGCCAGTTTCCGACGCCGGGACGCCGCCATGTCATCTTCGCGGTCTCTGCCGACAAACAGTACCCGCAGATGCTTCAGTTGCTCTCCGGCTACTTCGATGAATTCTACCTGACCCGCTACGGGAACAATCCCCGCTGTGTTTCCCCCGAACACCTGGCCGAACTGCTGGCCGCCCAGAATCCACGACCCAACTTCCGCCTCTTTTCCTCCGCTCAGGCCGCCTGGGAGGCCGCTTGGGCCGCCGTTACTCCAGAGGATCTGCTCTGCATCACCGGCAGCGTCTTCCTCGCCGGCGAACTGCAAAAAACAGCCCGCTCTTCCGCTAACATTCTCCTCAACCCCTCACCTCCAACACCCCTACCACCGCTTGGCACCCCCATATCCACAACACAGAAATCGGGATAA
- a CDS encoding aldose epimerase family protein: MMGLGQSRCWAGQLMATVCVAWGVGCLMVGAGAGATQRLGPAYEQEPWGKLPATGKGPALPVTRYTLINANNLVVRCTDYGGIITEIRTPDKEGRFADIVLGFDKLDDYLRGHPYFGANVGRCANRIAKGVFTLEGKQYKLATNNGPHHLHGGNNGFDKKLWRAEPFVHNVGPGIQFSYTSPNGEEGYPGRLSVTIRYTLTDTNELIIDYRATTDAPTLCNLAHHSYFNLAGHDQGTILEHEAHFAAAHYTPADDTLIPTGKITPVSGTPFDFTRPKPIGKDLAQAGGQPVGYDLNFVLDKGPTERPEFAARIVDPRSGRTLEVYTTEPGLQFYTGNFLDGTLKGKGGAVYQQYAGFCLEPQKYPDSIHQPQWWDKSNPILKPGEIYKQTTIYKFGVRK; encoded by the coding sequence ATGATGGGCCTTGGTCAGAGCCGGTGCTGGGCCGGACAGCTTATGGCCACCGTGTGTGTGGCCTGGGGAGTGGGTTGTCTGATGGTGGGGGCCGGAGCCGGTGCTACCCAACGTCTCGGTCCGGCTTACGAGCAGGAGCCGTGGGGGAAACTCCCCGCAACGGGCAAAGGGCCGGCCCTGCCCGTGACCCGTTATACCCTGATCAACGCAAACAACCTGGTGGTGCGCTGCACCGACTACGGCGGCATCATCACCGAAATCCGCACCCCGGACAAAGAGGGGCGCTTCGCGGACATCGTGCTGGGCTTCGACAAGCTGGACGACTATCTGCGCGGGCATCCGTACTTCGGAGCCAACGTCGGGCGCTGTGCCAATCGTATCGCCAAAGGCGTCTTCACTCTCGAAGGGAAGCAATACAAATTAGCCACCAACAACGGTCCCCATCACCTGCACGGCGGCAATAACGGCTTTGACAAGAAGCTGTGGCGGGCGGAACCATTCGTCCACAATGTCGGCCCCGGCATCCAGTTCAGCTACACTAGTCCCAACGGCGAAGAAGGGTATCCCGGCCGCCTCTCTGTCACCATCCGCTACACGCTGACTGACACCAATGAGCTGATCATCGACTATCGCGCCACGACCGATGCGCCGACGCTCTGCAATCTCGCCCATCACAGTTACTTCAATCTGGCTGGTCACGATCAGGGGACGATTCTGGAGCACGAGGCGCACTTTGCCGCTGCCCACTACACCCCGGCAGATGACACGTTGATCCCCACAGGCAAAATTACCCCCGTGAGCGGCACGCCTTTCGACTTCACGCGGCCCAAGCCAATCGGCAAGGACCTGGCCCAAGCCGGGGGGCAGCCCGTGGGTTACGACCTCAACTTCGTCCTGGACAAAGGACCGACCGAGCGTCCGGAATTCGCCGCCCGCATCGTCGATCCCCGCAGCGGACGCACCCTGGAAGTGTACACCACGGAACCCGGTTTGCAGTTCTACACCGGCAATTTCCTCGATGGCACCCTCAAGGGCAAAGGCGGGGCGGTGTACCAGCAATACGCCGGCTTTTGCCTGGAGCCGCAAAAATACCCCGACTCCATCCACCAGCCGCAGTGGTGGGACAAATCCAACCCCATCCTCAAGCCGGGGGAAATCTACAAACAGACAACGATCTACAAATTCGGCGTCCGCAAGTGA
- a CDS encoding BBP7 family outer membrane beta-barrel protein, with product MLWLKRWGIWGQAVAGLLGLGTSAAWGQMPEREGIRLYAAPAPRDTWPSSAEGIPATGSSLWRRPEMAANPGLWPYSTSDSQLGYRSRERTPRLARLSSLPVGPLDRPKPVAAMPSGFSTFGPEEATPARPAPPEALSSLPPPVSPVPFSAVPSPVPFPRGIRLQSAAPELGPEPEAAFPALAPSPDPGGVLWTNLEILMWAGSGQHLPPMMTTGDPITPQNLAGKLFTPDTRILFPLDRVNNEFRPGFRLSGGTWLDLNRIVGLEGDFFFLRNSKKGLTAASDANGNQILARPFINAVTGMDDAILVAYPGVQRGAIDVQVESFVIGGGTNALFNLWNDLGGKLDLLAGYRYFGLFDEVSIKEDTTALSAAAAPLNPGDHLQALDRFRTFNHFHGGVLGIAGERRLGVWFLAGRASVALGGVRQVVEISGRTVLTPLGGLPTATAIGRFALPSNIGRYQQTTFAVLPEVNVRGGVQLTESARLYVAYNWMYLSNVVRAGEQIDPRINPIFRPPVTLLPGEQPPIYSGFRTSDYWLQGLSFGMEVRF from the coding sequence ATGCTGTGGCTGAAACGGTGGGGCATCTGGGGTCAGGCCGTGGCGGGTCTGTTGGGTCTGGGGACCTCCGCCGCCTGGGGACAAATGCCTGAGCGGGAAGGCATCCGACTCTATGCGGCACCAGCCCCGCGCGACACTTGGCCGTCCTCGGCGGAAGGGATCCCCGCTACTGGCTCGTCTCTCTGGCGGCGACCGGAGATGGCAGCCAACCCTGGGCTGTGGCCCTATTCCACGAGCGACTCTCAGCTTGGCTATCGCTCGCGGGAACGCACGCCCCGTTTGGCCCGGCTCTCCTCGCTTCCCGTCGGACCCCTGGATCGGCCAAAGCCAGTAGCCGCCATGCCGTCAGGGTTTTCCACCTTTGGACCAGAGGAAGCCACTCCTGCCCGCCCGGCCCCACCCGAAGCACTGTCTTCCCTTCCTCCTCCGGTTTCGCCCGTTCCTTTTTCGGCTGTTCCATCGCCCGTGCCGTTCCCGCGGGGCATTCGCCTGCAATCCGCCGCCCCGGAGTTGGGTCCAGAGCCGGAGGCCGCCTTCCCCGCCCTTGCTCCCAGTCCGGACCCCGGCGGCGTCCTGTGGACGAACCTGGAAATCCTCATGTGGGCCGGCTCCGGCCAACACCTTCCCCCCATGATGACCACCGGCGATCCGATCACTCCCCAGAATCTGGCCGGCAAATTGTTCACGCCTGACACCCGCATTCTCTTCCCCCTCGACCGCGTCAACAATGAGTTCCGCCCTGGCTTCCGCCTCAGCGGGGGAACCTGGCTCGATCTCAATCGGATCGTCGGTCTGGAGGGCGACTTCTTCTTCCTGCGCAACAGCAAAAAGGGCCTGACAGCAGCCTCCGATGCCAACGGCAATCAGATTCTGGCCCGCCCCTTCATCAATGCCGTCACCGGGATGGATGACGCCATCCTCGTGGCCTATCCCGGCGTCCAGCGCGGCGCCATCGACGTGCAGGTGGAAAGTTTCGTCATCGGCGGCGGCACCAATGCGCTGTTCAATCTCTGGAATGATCTCGGCGGCAAACTCGACCTCCTGGCGGGCTACCGCTATTTCGGTTTATTCGATGAAGTCAGCATCAAGGAGGACACGACAGCGCTGAGCGCGGCGGCGGCACCGCTCAATCCCGGCGATCACTTGCAAGCCCTGGACCGTTTCCGCACCTTCAATCACTTCCACGGCGGGGTGTTGGGAATTGCTGGCGAGCGCCGCTTGGGGGTTTGGTTCCTGGCAGGACGGGCTTCGGTGGCTCTCGGCGGAGTCCGACAGGTGGTGGAGATTTCCGGGCGAACAGTGCTGACGCCCCTCGGCGGCCTGCCTACAGCCACGGCGATCGGCCGCTTCGCCCTGCCGTCCAACATTGGCCGCTACCAGCAAACCACTTTTGCCGTGCTGCCAGAAGTCAACGTGCGCGGCGGCGTGCAACTGACGGAAAGCGCCCGCCTCTACGTCGCCTACAACTGGATGTACTTGAGCAACGTCGTGCGAGCGGGGGAACAGATCGACCCGCGGATCAACCCCATCTTCCGTCCCCCCGTGACCCTGCTGCCGGGAGAGCAGCCGCCAATCTATAGCGGCTTCCGCACCAGCGATTACTGGCTCCAGGGTCTCAGCTTCGGTATGGAAGTCCGCTTCTGA
- a CDS encoding DUF1559 domain-containing protein encodes MKRRVFCSRKRKAFTLIELLVVIAIIAILIGLLLPAVQKVREAAARMRCQNNLKQLALACHNYESAHQTLPPAGVGYGFCFSAPGGPGDRQVLNMSGWILVLPYIEQQGLIQQMNLQLPFCDVIWDNAGAIRNQNGIYTGPPWNGNTSAPGTPTQNMLLMNTYLSVFACPSDSGPRQSTPQNHPNRYGAIGPASGGLPGQRTNYDFITVAGSDFSTCNWWRSAAVNLRYYFGENSRVTVNDAKDGASNTFLIGETTVEPRCNGWGPVWGYRGWVQTGLDPARTTSGQGINDWSLIATWTTCGTPGGPNPPRPGRLGDWGRIGSLHPGGANFAMGDGSVRFVRETIPATTLRLVALISDGSIVNLD; translated from the coding sequence ATGAAGCGCCGTGTGTTCTGCTCGCGGAAGCGTAAGGCATTTACGCTCATTGAGCTGCTGGTAGTGATCGCAATCATAGCGATCCTGATCGGGCTGTTGCTGCCCGCCGTGCAGAAGGTGCGGGAAGCCGCGGCCCGCATGCGCTGCCAGAACAACCTGAAGCAACTGGCATTGGCCTGCCACAATTACGAGTCGGCGCATCAGACGCTGCCGCCAGCGGGAGTCGGTTACGGCTTCTGCTTCTCCGCACCGGGCGGTCCCGGCGACCGGCAGGTCCTCAACATGAGCGGCTGGATTCTGGTTCTGCCCTACATCGAGCAGCAGGGTCTGATCCAACAAATGAACCTGCAACTTCCCTTCTGCGATGTGATCTGGGACAATGCGGGCGCCATTCGCAATCAGAACGGTATCTACACCGGCCCCCCGTGGAACGGCAACACAAGCGCTCCGGGGACTCCCACCCAGAACATGCTGCTCATGAACACCTATCTGTCGGTGTTCGCCTGTCCTTCCGATTCCGGCCCGCGGCAAAGCACTCCGCAGAACCATCCGAACCGCTATGGAGCGATTGGTCCTGCGTCTGGCGGCTTGCCCGGCCAACGTACCAATTACGACTTCATCACCGTGGCGGGGAGTGACTTCAGCACCTGCAACTGGTGGCGGAGCGCCGCAGTGAATCTCCGTTATTACTTCGGGGAAAACAGCCGCGTCACGGTCAACGACGCCAAAGATGGCGCCAGCAACACCTTCCTCATTGGGGAAACAACGGTAGAGCCGCGGTGCAACGGCTGGGGGCCAGTGTGGGGGTATCGCGGTTGGGTGCAAACCGGTCTAGACCCAGCCCGCACCACCTCCGGTCAAGGAATCAATGACTGGTCGCTCATCGCCACCTGGACGACCTGCGGGACGCCGGGCGGCCCGAATCCCCCGCGGCCTGGCCGTCTTGGCGATTGGGGACGCATCGGTAGCCTGCATCCGGGCGGCGCCAACTTCGCCATGGGCGATGGCTCCGTCCGCTTTGTGCGCGAAACAATCCCGGCTACTACCCTCCGTCTCGTGGCTCTCATCAGCGACGGGTCTATCGTCAACCTCGATTGA
- a CDS encoding DUF1501 domain-containing protein has protein sequence MRHHHEHAFGFLHAEAKEGLTLTRRNLFKASLAGVGALTLPRWLQACAQGKASRSKALILLWLAGGPSHIDMLDPKPHRPPENRGPFGVTRTRLPGVVICEHLPKLAARLDRFSLLRSVDCRGSNHEPNTVMQTANRRAEPRTNPEAVKYPAIGSLVAKFYGSNHPAAPAYAAFMRSRTHLAFAGYLGQKYDPFLANEAARLPIYDLVGNDTGKVSRGALLELPVGVDAARLQDRQRLLQQFDRLRRDWESSRAGEALESYTQQAVTLLTSSRVRAALDLEQEPRVIRDRYGSHLWCQQALLARRLVEAGVAFITLDLSYHTASGTWDTHGDNIPPYGGIRKGLGPLLPLFDHLVTTLVDDLEQRGLLEQTLVVAMGEFGRTPRIGTQGSTDGRDHWPYVMTVLLAGGGLRHGQVIGSSTPDGGAIQERPVTPGDLAATIYRHFGVPLESTYTDPAGRLLHLLPDGGEPIRELF, from the coding sequence ATGCGTCATCATCACGAGCATGCTTTCGGTTTTTTGCATGCGGAGGCCAAGGAAGGTTTGACCCTGACGCGGCGGAATCTGTTCAAAGCCAGTCTGGCAGGCGTGGGAGCGCTGACGTTGCCGCGGTGGTTGCAGGCCTGTGCGCAGGGAAAGGCATCTCGCTCGAAAGCTCTGATTTTGCTCTGGCTGGCTGGCGGACCAAGCCACATTGACATGCTCGATCCCAAGCCCCACCGCCCGCCGGAGAATCGGGGGCCATTCGGCGTGACCCGTACGCGGCTTCCCGGTGTGGTGATTTGCGAGCATTTGCCGAAACTGGCCGCGCGCCTCGATCGCTTTTCCCTGCTGCGCTCTGTGGATTGCCGCGGCAGCAATCACGAGCCGAACACGGTGATGCAGACGGCCAATCGCCGGGCCGAGCCGCGCACCAATCCCGAAGCGGTTAAGTACCCAGCGATCGGTTCTCTGGTGGCGAAGTTTTACGGCTCGAATCATCCCGCCGCACCGGCCTATGCCGCCTTCATGCGTTCCCGCACCCACCTTGCCTTCGCGGGGTATCTGGGGCAGAAATACGATCCGTTTCTGGCCAACGAGGCCGCTCGCTTGCCGATCTACGATTTGGTCGGCAACGACACCGGCAAGGTGTCCCGTGGAGCATTGTTGGAATTACCCGTGGGAGTGGATGCTGCCCGGTTGCAGGATCGGCAGCGGCTGCTCCAGCAATTCGATCGCTTGCGGCGGGATTGGGAGTCCAGCCGGGCTGGGGAGGCCCTGGAGAGTTACACGCAGCAGGCGGTGACTTTGCTGACGAGCAGCCGGGTGCGGGCGGCCCTGGACCTGGAGCAGGAACCGCGGGTGATCCGGGATCGGTATGGTTCCCATCTGTGGTGCCAGCAGGCGTTACTAGCCCGCCGCTTGGTCGAAGCCGGTGTGGCCTTCATCACCTTGGACCTGAGTTATCACACCGCCAGCGGCACTTGGGACACCCACGGGGATAACATCCCGCCCTACGGCGGCATCCGCAAGGGATTGGGGCCGCTCCTGCCTCTGTTCGATCATCTGGTCACGACCCTGGTGGATGATCTGGAGCAGCGCGGCCTGCTGGAACAGACCCTGGTGGTGGCGATGGGGGAGTTTGGCCGTACGCCCCGCATCGGCACCCAGGGAAGCACCGATGGCCGAGATCACTGGCCCTACGTCATGACCGTTCTGCTGGCTGGCGGCGGACTGCGCCACGGCCAGGTCATCGGCAGCTCCACGCCGGATGGAGGTGCCATCCAAGAGCGGCCGGTGACTCCGGGCGATCTGGCCGCCACCATCTATCGCCACTTCGGCGTCCCTCTGGAGAGCACCTATACCGATCCCGCCGGCCGGCTCCTCCATTTGTTGCCCGATGGCGGCGAGCCGATCCGCGAGCTGTTCTGA
- a CDS encoding DNA-methyltransferase encodes METIHSLALGFEHVRVGQSVLVYADCLEWLRRAPRDSIHAVVTDPPYGIKEYEPEQLAKRANGKGGVWRIPPTFDGHERAPLPRFTALDTNARQHLRHYFTEWTRLLLPVLRPGAHVFIATHAFIAPLLYEALVAGGLEFRGQIIRLVRTLRGGDRPKNAETEFPGVSSMPKGCYEPWGLFRKPLPAKMTVGECLRRFQTGGLRRTAQGKPFEDVIASERTPRHERQIAPHPSLKPQSFLRRICHASLPLGQGVILDPFAGSGSTIAAAEALGLTAIGIERNRDFYKMARDAIPRLQQLEVPLGDPEMIAHPDQPSLF; translated from the coding sequence ATGGAGACAATTCATTCTCTGGCTTTAGGTTTCGAGCACGTTCGGGTTGGCCAGTCGGTTCTGGTTTACGCCGATTGCCTGGAGTGGCTACGTCGCGCCCCACGGGATAGTATTCATGCCGTTGTGACAGACCCACCTTATGGGATCAAAGAATACGAACCAGAGCAACTCGCCAAACGCGCGAACGGCAAAGGGGGTGTGTGGCGGATTCCTCCCACGTTTGATGGCCATGAGCGAGCTCCGCTCCCCAGGTTTACGGCCCTGGATACAAATGCCCGTCAACACTTACGACATTATTTCACAGAATGGACTCGATTGCTCCTGCCAGTCTTGCGCCCGGGTGCCCACGTATTCATCGCCACCCATGCTTTTATTGCTCCTCTGCTTTATGAAGCGCTAGTCGCAGGTGGTCTGGAGTTTCGGGGACAGATTATTCGTCTGGTGCGCACCCTAAGAGGCGGTGATCGCCCGAAAAATGCGGAAACCGAGTTTCCCGGTGTCTCCTCGATGCCGAAAGGGTGCTATGAACCCTGGGGGCTATTTCGCAAACCGCTTCCCGCGAAGATGACCGTCGGTGAATGCCTCCGACGTTTTCAAACCGGCGGTCTCCGGAGAACCGCTCAAGGCAAACCTTTTGAAGATGTTATCGCCAGTGAACGGACACCTCGCCACGAGCGGCAAATCGCCCCCCACCCAAGCCTAAAACCGCAGTCCTTCTTGCGGAGAATCTGTCATGCATCTTTGCCATTGGGCCAGGGGGTCATCTTAGATCCTTTTGCCGGCAGTGGCTCGACTATAGCTGCGGCGGAAGCACTCGGTCTAACTGCGATCGGCATCGAACGTAATCGCGACTTCTACAAAATGGCTCGGGATGCAATTCCTCGCTTGCAGCAACTGGAGGTACCACTTGGGGACCCTGAAATGATAGCTCACCCCGACCAACCCAGCCTATTCTGA
- a CDS encoding MazG nucleotide pyrophosphohydrolase domain-containing protein — MTLRELQEIIQATFGSKDARRGVEGTFMWFMEEVGELAAALRAGEDREHLRHEFADVLAWLATLANIAGVDLDEAVEQLYGSGCPKCRCCPCACVAAKP; from the coding sequence GTGACTTTGCGCGAGTTGCAAGAGATAATTCAGGCCACCTTCGGGAGCAAAGATGCCCGCCGAGGGGTGGAAGGGACATTTATGTGGTTCATGGAAGAAGTCGGGGAGCTGGCGGCGGCTTTGCGAGCGGGAGAGGACCGAGAACATCTGCGCCACGAATTTGCCGATGTGCTGGCCTGGCTGGCGACCCTGGCCAACATCGCTGGCGTAGATTTAGATGAGGCCGTCGAGCAACTCTATGGCTCAGGTTGTCCCAAGTGCCGGTGTTGCCCCTGTGCCTGTGTGGCGGCCAAACCCTAA
- a CDS encoding serine/threonine-protein kinase, which produces MPTSTRLPSPLNAPFVQAILRSGLLRPDDLLPVLAELNVDPAKLPPLQLATHLVRKKLLTKFQAMQLLNGRTRGFILGQYKILDGIRQDRVGMVFLAEDTQQQRRVAVKVLPTDRVSDPTILREFLKEVRAAAQVSHPNIARVLDIGHWQGTHFVVTEHVPGVTLDRLVTEKGPLPPHTAAQIVAQAAVGLYAAHQLGLVHRDIKPANIALLPDNRVKLLDLGLTHMLENPWARVTRRINTREYAEEIAHIAPEQAWGCEIDARSDVYSLGSTFYYLLTGEVPFPGLAPEMMAERQIRGVPSPRQKRAEVPLEIDTIVQKMGAKDPHARYASAREVLIAMQAWLPLAQWLSLGIAPPPPVEAHVSAPPPRKKRGFFAWLFGR; this is translated from the coding sequence GTGCCCACCAGTACCCGTTTACCCAGTCCTCTCAACGCTCCTTTCGTACAGGCGATTTTGCGTAGCGGTTTGCTGCGGCCCGATGACTTGCTGCCGGTCCTGGCCGAGCTGAATGTGGACCCCGCGAAGCTGCCGCCGTTGCAACTGGCCACGCATCTGGTCCGCAAAAAGTTGCTGACAAAGTTCCAGGCGATGCAGCTCCTCAATGGCCGGACGCGGGGGTTTATCCTGGGGCAGTACAAGATTCTCGATGGTATTCGCCAGGACCGGGTCGGAATGGTCTTTCTCGCAGAGGACACGCAGCAGCAGCGGCGTGTCGCCGTGAAGGTGTTGCCCACGGATCGGGTCTCTGACCCGACCATCTTGCGGGAGTTCCTCAAGGAGGTGCGAGCGGCGGCGCAGGTCAGCCATCCGAACATAGCGCGGGTGCTAGATATCGGCCACTGGCAAGGGACGCACTTTGTGGTCACCGAGCATGTTCCGGGTGTGACTTTGGACCGCCTGGTGACGGAGAAAGGACCGCTGCCTCCCCATACGGCAGCGCAGATTGTGGCCCAGGCGGCGGTGGGACTGTACGCCGCTCATCAATTGGGCTTGGTCCACCGCGACATCAAGCCAGCCAACATTGCTCTGCTCCCGGATAATCGGGTCAAGTTGCTGGATTTGGGATTGACCCACATGCTGGAGAATCCCTGGGCGCGAGTGACGCGGCGGATCAACACCCGCGAGTATGCCGAGGAAATCGCTCACATAGCGCCGGAGCAGGCCTGGGGTTGCGAGATCGACGCCCGCAGCGATGTTTACAGTTTGGGTTCCACCTTCTACTATTTACTCACCGGTGAGGTTCCGTTTCCAGGTCTGGCACCGGAGATGATGGCGGAGCGGCAGATTCGCGGTGTGCCCTCTCCCCGGCAGAAACGTGCGGAAGTGCCCCTGGAAATCGATACAATCGTGCAGAAGATGGGGGCCAAAGACCCCCACGCACGCTATGCCTCGGCCCGCGAGGTGCTCATCGCCATGCAAGCCTGGCTGCCGCTCGCCCAGTGGCTGTCCCTTGGCATTGCCCCGCCGCCGCCGGTAGAGGCCCACGTCTCCGCCCCGCCTCCCCGAAAGAAACGGGGCTTCTTCGCCTGGCTTTTCGGGCGTTGA
- a CDS encoding sugar phosphate isomerase/epimerase family protein, translating into MTEVRWDRRQWLTATVGAAAWGSAAVPAAASPSSPPAASPPAPAAPSSRPAPAFRFCLNTSTVRDAQGRSRPLPDLIRIAQQAGYDALEPWTHEVEAYLQGGGTLRELRQRLDDAGLKVPDLIGFAEWIVADESRRKKGLELARRYMDWAAQLGCPHVAAPPVGATGGGSPRDDPRRSDPVTDLLAAAERYHALVEQGRRFGVIPLVEIWGFSRTLRRLGEALFIAAEAMQPHAAILPDIYHLYKGGSDFAGLKLLAPTAIGIFHLNDYPNIPRDKITDADRVYPGDGTAPLRQVLQTLKTLGYTGYLSLELFNRSYWKQDPLAVAQTGLEKMKALANSLAS; encoded by the coding sequence ATGACCGAGGTTCGCTGGGATCGACGGCAATGGTTGACCGCCACGGTCGGAGCCGCCGCTTGGGGCAGTGCGGCAGTTCCGGCGGCAGCTTCTCCATCCTCGCCTCCCGCGGCCTCGCCTCCGGCACCAGCGGCGCCGTCTTCGCGCCCAGCACCGGCCTTCCGCTTCTGCCTTAACACCAGCACGGTCCGGGATGCGCAAGGGCGTTCGCGCCCTCTGCCGGATTTGATCCGCATTGCCCAGCAGGCCGGCTACGACGCTCTCGAACCGTGGACCCACGAGGTGGAGGCTTATCTGCAAGGCGGGGGAACCCTGCGGGAATTGCGCCAGCGGCTCGACGATGCAGGCTTGAAAGTGCCCGATCTGATCGGCTTTGCCGAGTGGATTGTGGCCGATGAAAGCCGGCGCAAAAAAGGCCTGGAGCTAGCCCGGCGCTACATGGATTGGGCCGCCCAACTGGGTTGCCCCCATGTGGCTGCGCCTCCCGTCGGTGCGACCGGCGGCGGCAGTCCCCGCGATGATCCCCGCCGCTCCGATCCTGTCACTGATCTGCTCGCCGCTGCCGAGCGCTACCACGCCCTGGTCGAACAGGGCCGCCGCTTCGGCGTCATTCCCCTTGTGGAAATTTGGGGGTTTTCCCGTACGCTCCGGCGGCTCGGTGAAGCCCTGTTCATCGCCGCGGAAGCCATGCAACCCCATGCCGCCATCCTTCCCGACATTTACCACCTCTACAAGGGCGGCTCTGACTTCGCCGGCCTGAAACTGCTCGCCCCCACCGCCATTGGCATCTTCCACCTCAACGACTATCCCAACATCCCGCGGGACAAGATTACTGATGCCGACCGTGTCTATCCCGGCGATGGCACCGCTCCCCTTCGGCAGGTCCTGCAAACCCTCAAGACCCTCGGCTACACCGGCTACCTTTCCCTGGAGCTGTTCAACCGCTCGTACTGGAAACAGGACCCGCTAGCGGTGGCCCAAACCGGCTTGGAGAAGATGAAAGCCCTGGCCAACTCCCTGGCTTCCTAA